A single genomic interval of Musa acuminata AAA Group cultivar baxijiao chromosome BXJ3-4, Cavendish_Baxijiao_AAA, whole genome shotgun sequence harbors:
- the LOC135636018 gene encoding indole-3-acetic acid-amido synthetase GH3.8-like, giving the protein MAVETVLPATSADAAKLGEAANDNDSEKLRFIEEMTANADAVQETVLAEILMRNAETEYLQRYLLGGAADRVTFKAKVPVVTYEDLQPEIQRIANGDRSAILSAHPISEFLTSSGTSAGERKLMPTIKEELDRRQLLYSLLMPVMNLYVPGLNKGKGLYFLFVKSETKTPGGLTARPVLTSYYKSEHFKSRPYDPYNVYTSPTAAILCADAFQSMYVQMLCGLLQRLDVLRVGAVFASGLLRAIRFLQLNWQELSQDIATGTLTVKVTDPSVRDSVAELLKPDSELARFIVAECSKGEWSGIVTRIWPNTKYLDVIVTGAMAQYIPTLEYYSGGLPMACTMYASSECYFGLNLKPICDPSEVSYTIMPNMAYFEFLPHGGDGLSVGDKAQLVDLADVEVGKEYELVITTYAGLNRYRVGDILRVTGFYNAAPQFRFVRRKNVLLSIESDKTDEAELQRAVEGASALLRPYRANVVEYTSHAYTKAIPGHYVIYWELLVKDSSSLAAAEAAMEALVRDGVLKRCCLAMEEALNSVYRQSRVADGSIGPLEIRVVRGGTFEELMDYAISRGASINQYKVPRCVSFPPILELLDSRVVSAHFSPAPPKWSPHRSD; this is encoded by the exons ATGGCCGTGGAGACCGTTCTGCCCGCTACGAGCGCAGACGCGGCAAAGCTCGGGGAGGCAGCCAACGATAATGACTCTGAGAAGCTGAGGTTCATCGAGGAGATGACCGCGAACGCCGACGCGGTGCAGGAGACGGTGCTGGCGGAGATCCTGATGCGCAACGCCGAGACCGAGTACCTCCAGAGGTACCTTCTCGGCGGCGCCGCCGACCGTGTCACCTTCAAGGCCAAGGTCCCCGTAGTCACCTACGAGGACTTGCAGCCGGAGATCCAGAGGATCGCTAATGGCGATCGCTCCGCTATCCTCTCCGCTCATCCCATCTCTGAGTTCCTCACCAG CTCCGGGACGTCCGCTGGCGAGAGGAAGCTGATGCCCACCATCAAAGAAGAGCTGGATCGCCGGCAGCTCCTTTACAGCCTTCTCATGCCTGTGATGAACCT CTACGTGCCGGGGCTCAACAAGGGGAAGGGACTCTACTTCCTCTTCGTGAAATCGGAGACCAAGACCCCCGGCGGGCTGACGGCGCGGCCGGTGTTGACGAGCTACTACAAGAGCGAGCACTTCAAGAGCCGACCGTACGACCCATACAACGTGTACACCAGTCCGACGGCCGCCATCCTCTGTGCCGACGCGTTCCAGAGCATGTACGTGCAGATGCTCTGCGGCCTCCTCCAGCGTCTCGACGTCCTCCGAGTGGGCGCCGTCTTCGCCTCCGGCCTCCTCCGCGCTATCCGCTTCCTACAGCTCAACTGGCAGGAGCTCTCGCAGGACATCGCCACCGGGACTCTCACTGTCAAGGTTACCGACCCATCCGTCCGCGACTCAGTCGCGGAGCTCCTCAAGCCGGACTCTGAGCTCGCCCGGTTCATCGTCGCCGAGTGCTCCAAGGGGGAGTGGTCCGGGATCGTCACCCGGATCTGGCCCAACACCAAGTACCTTGACGTGATCGTGACGGGCGCCATGGCGCAGTACATCCCCACCCTGGAGTACTACAGCGGGGGCCTCCCCATGGCGTGCACCATGTACGCGTCGTCCGAATGCTACTTCGGCCTCAACCTCAAGCCCATCTGCGACCCCTCCGAGGTCTCCTACACCATCATGCCCAACATGGCCTACTTCGAGTTCCTGCCGCACGGAGGCGACGGCCTCTCGGTGGGGGACAAGGCACAGCTGGTGGACCTGGCGGACGTGGAGGTGGGGAAGGAGTACGAGCTGGTGATCACCACCTACGCCGGGCTGAACCGGTACCGCGTGGGGGACATCCTGCGTGTGACAGGCTTCTACAACGCGGCGCCGCAATTCCGGTTCGTCCGCCGGAAGAACGTGCTGCTGAGCATCGAGTCCGACAAGACCGACGAGGCGGAGCTGCAGCGGGCGGTGGAGGGCGCGTCGGCGCTGCTCcggccgtaccgagcgaacgtggtCGAGTACACGAGCCACGCGTACACGAAGGCAATCCCGGGGCACTACGTCATATACTGGGAGCTGCTGGTCAAGGACTCGTCGTCTCTGGCCGCGGCGGAGGCGGCCATGGAGGCGCTGGTGCGGGATGGGGTGTTGAAGCGGTGCTGCCTGGCGATGGAGGAGGCGCTGAACTCGGTGTACCGGCAGAGCCGGGTGGCGGACGGCTCGATCGGGCCGCTGGAAATACGGGTTGTGCGGGGCGGCACATTCGAGGAGTTGATGGACTACGCCATATCCCGGGGGGCCTCCATCAACCAGTACAAGGTACCGCGCTGCGTCAGCTTCCCGCCCATCCTCGAGCTGCTCGACTCGCGCGTCGTCTCCGCCCACTTCAGCCCCGCCCCGCCCAAGTGGTCCCCGCACCGCTCCGACTGA